The Gordonia iterans DNA window AGGGCCGCATCCACCCGATCGCCGCGCTTCACCTGGCGCTGAACCTGATCTGGAACTTCTTCATCTCCTCGGCGCAGGTCGCCTGGGCGGCGATCCGGCCCGGCCCCCCGCCGCTGGGTTGTGTGGTGCGCGTGCATGTGGCCATCAAGTCCGACCTGGTGCTCACGCTGGCCGTCGACTACCTGAATCTGGTGCCCGGCACCATGGTTGTGGAGATCGATCACGTGCACCGCATGCTGTACGTCCACGTCTTCGACGTCCGGACGCAGCGTCAGGTGGACGCGTTCCGCAAGCAGATGGCCTATGTAGAGCGCCAGTTCATCAAAGCCTTCGAGCGCGACAGCGAATGGCATCCGAGTCCGTTCCACGGAATCGACGACGACTACCACCACGTTGCGTACTCGGAGCGGCAGCGCGTCGCCGAAGCCGATCCGACCACCCCGAACCGAGAGGAGCGGTGGAAGCCATGACTACCGTCTGGACCCTGAGCACCGTGATGCTCGCGTCGGCGGTGCTGCTCACGCTGTTCCGCTGCCTGCGCGGGCCGACCACCCTGGACCGGCTCGTGGGCATCGACACCCTGATCGCGCTGACCATCTGCGGTCTCGCGGTCTGGGTGGCCGCCACCTACGACACCACCATCGTTCCGGCCATCGTCGCCCTGTCGCTGGTCAGTTTCATCGGCTCCATCGCGGTGGCCCGCTTCCGGGTGAGGGACGACGAATGATCCGCGACATCGTCTCCGCAGCCTTCATCCTGATCGGCAGCCTGTTGGCGCTGACCGCCGCCATCGGGATCGTCCGCTTCCCGGACACCCTGTCCCGGATGCATGCGGCCACCAAACCCCAGACCTTCGGACTGAGCATGCTCCTGATCGGCGTCCTGATCCGGATCGCCGGCAACCCCGACGGCGGGATGCTGGTGCTCACCGCACTGTTCATGCTGATCACCGCGCCCGTGATCGCGCAGCGTGTGGGCCGTCTGGTCTACCGCGAGCAGCGCAGCGGCGAGGATCTGCTCGACGAGTCGCAGCTCTGCGTCCAGCGCCGGGACGAGGAACGGGCACGCCGCCGCGGCTGACCGTTCAAGGGCATCGTCGACGACGGTATCGCCGATTTCGACTCACTCCGTTCGCCCAACCATCGAACACACGGATTGCTCGACCACCGACTACCACGAGTCAGTCGACCGCCGAACGGCTGCGTGCGCCTCTTCGATGCTCGAACGAGCCAAGCACACCCCTTCGATCGAGCGAGCCAAGCGCACCCCTTCGATGATTGAGCGAGCCAAGCGCACCCCTTCGATGATTGAGCGAGCCAAGCGCACCCCTTCGATGATTGAGCGAGCGCAGCGAGTCGAAATCACCCCCGGACAAGCGACTCGAAATCAGTCGAGCTCGCCGACCACCGAATCGACGACGGCGCGCAGGTCGCCCGCGCGCGCGTGCACGGCCCGCTGGCGCTGATAGCTCGCTCCCCGTTCCACGATAGCGTCGACCGCGGCCAGTTCCTCGGCGCACTGCAGGTCCTCGGCGACCGGCCGGAGCCGGACCAGCAGCTCCGCGAGGTCTTCGGTCACCAGGCGCTCGTCGCACGCAGAATTCTGGATGATGATCGCGTCGAGACCGTACCGGGCGGCCCGCCACTTGTTTTCTTGCACCAGCCAGGGCGCCATCTCAGGCAGTTCCTCGCCGGCGTCCAGGCGACGGCTGAGATCGACGACGAGACAGTGCGTCAGGGCCACCAGGGCCGCGAGCTCCCCGCGGTTCGAGACTCCGTCGCACACCCGCACCTCGATGGTGCCCAGGTGCGGCGACGGCCGGATGTCCCAGCGGATCTCGTTCAGGTGATCGATGATGCCGGTGGTCTTCTGGTCGTGGACGAAGGCTTCGAACTCGGGCCACGTCCGGAATTGGAAGGGCAGTCCGGCCGTGGGCAGTTGCTGGAACATCATGGCGCGGTTGCTGGCGTAGCCGGTCTCCTGGCCGCCCCACATCGGAGAACTCGCCGACAGGGCCAGCAGGTGCGGATAGAACTGCAGCAGGCTGTCCAGGATCGGCAGCACCTTGTCGCGATGGTCGATGCCCACGTGCACGTGCACGCCCCAGATCAGCATCTGCCGACCCCACCACTGGGTGCGCTCGATGAGCTCGGCGTACCGGTGCCCTTCGGTCAGTTGCTGCGCCGACCATTCGGCGAACGGATGGGTGCCGGCACCGTACAGATCGATCCCGAGTTCGTCGGTCAGCACTCGCACCTGCCCGAGGGTGCGTCCCAGGTCGTCCATCGCCTCGGCGGTGGTGGTGCAGATGCCGGTGACCAGCTCGACGGTGTTGCGCAGCAACTCTTTGTGGATGCGATCGGCGCGCCCGATGCCGCGCGCGGTGATCAGATCGAAGAGCGGCGCGGCGGCGTTGACCAGATCACGGGAGTCGCGATCGACCAGTGCGAGCTCCCACTCCACGCCGAGGGTCGGCGTCGGCGACGCCCGGAATTCGATCGGCTCGATCCCCGTCACGGCGAGACCGGTGTTCTCGTGCGAATCCAGGCCGCGGGATCAGTTGGCGGTGATCAGGCCGCAGGCGACGGGCTCGGCGCCGTCCGCGGAGCCGGCGTTGCCCGACGAGGTGATGACCAGCGTCTTCTCGTTCAGCGCGCCGACCTGAACCTCGACCGTCTGATTGGCCGAGCCCTCGCCGTGGTCGTTGATCGCGATGCCCGGCAGGTTTCCGGCCGGAATCACGCTGGCGGTACCGCCGCCGAAGCAGTCCTTGGTGTTGCGGATCTCCACCTTGTGCGGCCCCTTCTCCAGTCCGGTGACCCGCACGTTCAGCTTGGTGCCGCCCCGCGTCTGGACAAAGCTGCCGGCACCGGCGACCTTGCCGTCGGCGTCGACCAAGGTGAAGGTGCCCACTGCACCGGACGGCTCGGCCGGGATGTCGTCGGCATTGACCAGTTCGCCCGGGATCGCCTGGTTGCCGGTGACGACCGGCGGGGTGGTGCCCTTCTCGCTGGTCGGGTGCTCGTCCGGCGTGCAGGCCGTCAGGGCCACTCCGGCCAGGCCGGCGGCGGCGAACGCAGCGAGGGCACGCTTGGTCGAGACACCGTAGGTGAGGCGGGCGGTCATGTCGGCTCCTTCGGCAGGGTTTTTGCTTGGGCTGGATCAGGTGTGGCGGTCGGTGCTCAGCGGCTCACGACGACGACGGCGAGTTCGCCGGGGCAGCGGGTGAACGCCGCGGGCCGCGCGTAGGGCTCGGCGCCGCCGGGCACAGCCTCGGCGACCTTCTCGGCGGCCTCTTCCTCGCCCTCACCGTAGAACACGGTGTTCTCGGTGACGCTGCTGGTCGAGAGGTTGCCCGGCGCGGTGCCGATCGCGAATCCGGCTTCGGCGAGCGCATCGGAGACCTCGTTCGCCAGTCCGGTGACGGTACCGGCGTTGAGGACGCAGACCTTCGGGCCGTCAGCGGCCGCGGCCGACGAGGGCGCCGAACTCGGGGACGAGGTCGCAGGGCTGCCGTCGGTCCCGCTGGTGGCAGCGGTGGTCTGGGCGCTCTGGCCTGCCTGCTTGAGCTTCTCCTGGGCCGACTCGTCGCCGCTGGTGGCAGCCGAATGCCAGCCGAGGCCAATGAACACGATGGCAACGGCGAGCAGCAGCATGGCGCCGGCGCGCAGCGGCAGGCGATTGGTTTCGCGGTCAGCTTTCATCACGGCAACTCTAACCCACGCGCCCGGCTGGGCCGCGCCGAGTGGGGCGCAAGCCTCTCAGGTGATCTCGAAACCCAGGCGGCGGGCCGCGCGCGCCTTCTGCCGCGAGGCCCGCAACCGGCGCAGTCGCTTCACCAGCATCGGGTCGGCGGCGAGCGCCTCCGGGCGGTCCACGAGTGCGTTGAGGATCTGGTAGTAGCGGGTCGACGACAGCCCGAAGAGCTCTTTGATGGCGTCCTCTTTGGAGCCGGAGTACTTCCACCACTGCCGTTCGAAGGCGAGGATGTCGTGCTCGCGGCGGGTCAGGCCATCGGCGCCGACCTCGTGCGGATCGGGCTGGGCCGACTGCTGTGCAGCGGAGCCGTTCGACACCGGTGGATCCCTTCCTCGTGGTCGCGGGTACGCCGTCGTGCCTCACAGACGGAGGTGAATGACAGCGGTGTGGTTCGCTGAGTATCTAATCACGACTCGACCCGCACCGGCGCGGGGACTCACCGGCGAGCCGGGCAGTAGAGTCTGTATTCATGGCGATTCTTCCCATCTGCATCGTCGGCGAGCCCGTGCTGCATCAGCCGACCGCCCCGGTCGAACTCGACGACGCCGGGCGACCGTCCGCCGAGATCGTCCAATTGCTCGACGACATGTACGAGACGATGGACGCGGCGAACGGGGTCGGCCTCGCGGCGAATCAGGTCGGCCACGGGCTGCGCATGTTCGTCTACGACTGCCCGGACGGCCCGGAGCGGCGGCGCGGCGAAGTGATCAACCCGGTGCTGACCACTTCGGAGATCCCGGAGACCATGCCCGACCCGGACACCAACGACGAGGGCTGCCTCTCGGTACCGGGCGAGGGCTTCCCGACCGGACGCGCCGACTGGGCCAAGGTGACGGGCACCGATCGCGACGGCAATCCGATCGAGATCGAGGGCCACGGCTTCTTTGCGCGCATGCTGCAGCACGAGACCGGTCACCTCGACGGCTTCCTGTATGTCGACGTGCTGGTCGGCCGCAACGCCCGCGCCGCGAAGAAGGCGATCAAGCGCAACGGCTGGGGCACACCGGGACTCACCTGGCTGCCCGGGTCGGTGGCCGATCCGTTCGGGCACGACGACTGACGAGCGGCACGGGCATGGATCCTCTCCCCGGCGACCGCATCGTGGTCCGCTACCGGCTCGGAGCGGGCGGTCCCGCCGACTGGCGGACGGCGCCGGGCGCGCAGCGAGCGGGCCGCGACGCGGCCGCCCCCGACCCCGCGCTCGTCCATTCGCCCGCCCTGTCCGATGTCACCGGATTCCTGATCGAGCGGAACGACGACGAACTGCTCGTCGAGCGCGACGGCGCGCGTGAGCGGATCCCGGCCGCAGCGATCACCTCTCTTCGCCGCCTATCGGCTACGCCGGTGCGCAATTCGGAGATCCGGGCGCTCGAGCGTGCCCTGACCGAGGCGACGCCCGCCGCAGAACGGGTAGAGCTGGACGGCTGGATCCTGTCCGCGAGCCCGGATGCAGCCGAAGTGACCCGGCCCGCTCGCTCCGCACCCGCCGCCGAAATGACCCGGCCCGCTCGCTCCGCTCCCGGCGCCGAATCGACCCGGCCCGCTCGCTCCGCTCCCGGCGCCGAATACGCACCGCGTGCGAACGCCGCCGTCCCACTGGCGTTCGGAGCGAGCCCTGCCGCACTGACCGCCATCACTGCCTGGTACCTCGATCGGGGGCTGCCCGCGCGGGTCGTCGTTCCCGAACGGCTGCTGCGGATCGCCGACGTGACCGGGAGCGGTCCCGGCACGGAGTACGAGGTACTCGTCGACCCGACCGGGGACGCAGCCGAGGTGCCCGGCGCCGACCGCGCCGAACGGCTGCGGCTGCGCTCGAACGCCTATCGGCTGCACCACACGTTCGCCGTCGTCGACCTGGACCAGGCGGCCGGCGCCTGATCGCTTACCGTGAACGACGATGAACGCCTCCTCTGACTCGGCCTCACCCGCGAGCCGGCGCGCACTGCGGACGGCCGCCGGCACGGCGGCGCTGATCGTCGTCGTGGCGCTGCTCTGGTGGCTGGGCTCGGGATCGAACGCGAATCGGGCCGACCCCGCCGCCTCGCCGCCGCACTCGCAGAGCGTCGACCTCGCGCCGTCGGCCGAGTCCCCGTCGTCTCCGGCCGCGACCTCCACGCCGTCGCACTCGGTGCGCGTCGCACCCTCCGCGAGGCCGCGCTCACCGGCCCCCGAGCGGGTGCTGCGCACGCTTGCCCTGATCGACGCCGACCGCTGGCCTGCGGCGGCGAACGCCCCGGGCACGCAGGGCGGCCGCACCTTCGGCAATCGCGAGGGACTGCTGCCGCGCACCGGAGCAGACGGGCGGCAGCTCCGTTTCCAGGAATGGGACGTCAATCCCAAGAAGCCCGGCCGGGGCCGGGATGCCGAACGCATCGTCACCGCCGACGACGGCAGCGCCTGGTACACCTTGGACCACTACCGCAGCTTCGTCCGGATCAGGGGGCCCTCGCAATGATCGTCGACCTGGACGCCTTTCTCCGCGCGACGGCTACCGGCGGACCGGCTGTCGCCTTGACCGCCGATCCGGTCGCCGCGCATCTGAGGCCGGACATCGACCACGGCATCGTCGTCCGCCGTCTCGACGGCTCGGCCATGCGCACGCTGGACGGCATGTACGCGCAGTACGCCCGGGCGTGGGACTTCCCCAACTACTTCTGGCACGGCGGCGACTCGTTCAACGACTGCATCGGCGATCTCGACGACGGCCGCCACCACACCGCGACCGGTGCTCGCGCAGCCGGGTTCCTCACCGTCGTCACGCA harbors:
- a CDS encoding peptide deformylase, giving the protein MAILPICIVGEPVLHQPTAPVELDDAGRPSAEIVQLLDDMYETMDAANGVGLAANQVGHGLRMFVYDCPDGPERRRGEVINPVLTTSEIPETMPDPDTNDEGCLSVPGEGFPTGRADWAKVTGTDRDGNPIEIEGHGFFARMLQHETGHLDGFLYVDVLVGRNARAAKKAIKRNGWGTPGLTWLPGSVADPFGHDD
- a CDS encoding Na+/H+ antiporter subunit E gives rise to the protein MSNTPYPDKPRPMPVGKRAIPAFFGNLWRMSVVYFAWPLTIAIVWLHDHLGVPKWLGSDLREFLVRLWGLFWLTFVWVLLWGSITWGNVVMGVVVGIVVMAVLPLPRVPVEGRIHPIAALHLALNLIWNFFISSAQVAWAAIRPGPPPLGCVVRVHVAIKSDLVLTLAVDYLNLVPGTMVVEIDHVHRMLYVHVFDVRTQRQVDAFRKQMAYVERQFIKAFERDSEWHPSPFHGIDDDYHHVAYSERQRVAEADPTTPNREERWKP
- the mnhG gene encoding monovalent cation/H(+) antiporter subunit G yields the protein MIRDIVSAAFILIGSLLALTAAIGIVRFPDTLSRMHAATKPQTFGLSMLLIGVLIRIAGNPDGGMLVLTALFMLITAPVIAQRVGRLVYREQRSGEDLLDESQLCVQRRDEERARRRG
- a CDS encoding ribonuclease domain-containing protein encodes the protein MNASSDSASPASRRALRTAAGTAALIVVVALLWWLGSGSNANRADPAASPPHSQSVDLAPSAESPSSPAATSTPSHSVRVAPSARPRSPAPERVLRTLALIDADRWPAAANAPGTQGGRTFGNREGLLPRTGADGRQLRFQEWDVNPKKPGRGRDAERIVTADDGSAWYTLDHYRSFVRIRGPSQ
- a CDS encoding DUF3263 domain-containing protein, translated to MSNGSAAQQSAQPDPHEVGADGLTRREHDILAFERQWWKYSGSKEDAIKELFGLSSTRYYQILNALVDRPEALAADPMLVKRLRRLRASRQKARAARRLGFEIT
- a CDS encoding GNAT family N-acetyltransferase, cg3035/Rv0428c family, giving the protein MDPLPGDRIVVRYRLGAGGPADWRTAPGAQRAGRDAAAPDPALVHSPALSDVTGFLIERNDDELLVERDGARERIPAAAITSLRRLSATPVRNSEIRALERALTEATPAAERVELDGWILSASPDAAEVTRPARSAPAAEMTRPARSAPGAESTRPARSAPGAEYAPRANAAVPLAFGASPAALTAITAWYLDRGLPARVVVPERLLRIADVTGSGPGTEYEVLVDPTGDAAEVPGADRAERLRLRSNAYRLHHTFAVVDLDQAAGA
- a CDS encoding monovalent cation/H+ antiporter complex subunit F gives rise to the protein MTTVWTLSTVMLASAVLLTLFRCLRGPTTLDRLVGIDTLIALTICGLAVWVAATYDTTIVPAIVALSLVSFIGSIAVARFRVRDDE
- a CDS encoding glutamate--cysteine ligase, producing the protein MTGIEPIEFRASPTPTLGVEWELALVDRDSRDLVNAAAPLFDLITARGIGRADRIHKELLRNTVELVTGICTTTAEAMDDLGRTLGQVRVLTDELGIDLYGAGTHPFAEWSAQQLTEGHRYAELIERTQWWGRQMLIWGVHVHVGIDHRDKVLPILDSLLQFYPHLLALSASSPMWGGQETGYASNRAMMFQQLPTAGLPFQFRTWPEFEAFVHDQKTTGIIDHLNEIRWDIRPSPHLGTIEVRVCDGVSNRGELAALVALTHCLVVDLSRRLDAGEELPEMAPWLVQENKWRAARYGLDAIIIQNSACDERLVTEDLAELLVRLRPVAEDLQCAEELAAVDAIVERGASYQRQRAVHARAGDLRAVVDSVVGELD
- a CDS encoding barstar family protein, whose translation is MIVDLDAFLRATATGGPAVALTADPVAAHLRPDIDHGIVVRRLDGSAMRTLDGMYAQYARAWDFPNYFWHGGDSFNDCIGDLDDGRHHTATGARAAGFLTVVTHGEDFLADADPDDFTWIARAQDEWREQYATVDAYGADRPVPVAFGLLLQTGATDLDLVRRRWSAAGARITEVGGAA
- a CDS encoding LytR C-terminal domain-containing protein yields the protein MKADRETNRLPLRAGAMLLLAVAIVFIGLGWHSAATSGDESAQEKLKQAGQSAQTTAATSGTDGSPATSSPSSAPSSAAAADGPKVCVLNAGTVTGLANEVSDALAEAGFAIGTAPGNLSTSSVTENTVFYGEGEEEAAEKVAEAVPGGAEPYARPAAFTRCPGELAVVVVSR